One genomic segment of Alkalimarinus alittae includes these proteins:
- the flgL gene encoding flagellar hook-associated protein FlgL, whose translation MRVSTQQLFGRGIESINDVNAQLQKTQLQMSANKKVLTPADDPVASTRILQLNQELALNDQYQRNINTVENNLKFEDGILGSINDVIQRVRELTINAGNGALNGDDLKFISAEIKERLGQLAGMMNSQDASGEFMFGGFQGKEEPFQQNISGSYTYKGDEGRRFIQIEASVNIAATENGKSVFMDLPAAKNTFYTEVGAANQASPPAIITTGQVIDQEAYDAFYPEDMVIKFKNSLTGLQYDIIESSSGKVLSPDVVYVSGAPITAEGVQFEIVGEPLAGDSFFVQSTAKQGTLTTVEKLIYGLDHFNPTSEGRDVFDALLEDTLTNLDSAETSILETRSHIGARLNTVDSTREQHLDIEVLTKEVLSDLQDLDYAEAISNLSMQQFILESAYSTFSKVTSLSLFDRL comes from the coding sequence ATGAGAGTTTCTACACAACAGTTGTTTGGACGGGGTATTGAGTCGATTAATGACGTCAATGCACAGCTACAGAAAACCCAGTTGCAGATGTCTGCGAATAAAAAAGTATTGACGCCCGCCGATGATCCAGTTGCGTCAACTCGTATTCTGCAGCTAAATCAAGAGTTAGCGCTTAACGATCAATACCAACGCAATATTAATACGGTTGAGAACAACCTCAAGTTTGAAGATGGTATTTTGGGCAGTATTAATGACGTTATTCAGCGCGTGCGTGAGTTAACCATTAACGCAGGTAACGGGGCGCTCAATGGCGATGACCTTAAATTTATTTCAGCTGAAATTAAAGAACGGTTAGGCCAGCTTGCAGGGATGATGAACTCTCAAGATGCCAGTGGTGAGTTTATGTTTGGCGGTTTTCAGGGTAAAGAAGAGCCCTTTCAGCAGAACATTTCAGGGTCCTATACTTATAAAGGTGATGAGGGGCGCCGCTTCATACAAATTGAGGCCAGCGTCAATATTGCAGCAACCGAAAATGGTAAATCTGTATTTATGGATTTGCCCGCTGCAAAAAATACGTTTTATACCGAAGTGGGAGCAGCAAACCAAGCATCGCCGCCGGCCATTATCACTACAGGGCAAGTGATTGATCAAGAAGCCTATGACGCGTTCTATCCTGAAGATATGGTCATTAAGTTCAAAAACAGCCTGACAGGTCTTCAATACGACATTATCGAGTCATCAAGCGGTAAAGTTTTATCACCCGATGTCGTGTATGTATCAGGGGCGCCTATTACAGCTGAAGGCGTTCAGTTTGAGATCGTAGGAGAACCACTGGCCGGCGATTCCTTCTTTGTTCAATCTACAGCAAAGCAGGGCACTTTAACGACAGTAGAAAAATTGATTTACGGTTTAGACCACTTTAACCCCACATCAGAGGGGCGGGACGTCTTTGATGCGTTATTAGAGGATACACTGACTAATCTCGACAGTGCAGAAACCTCGATTTTAGAAACGCGCAGCCATATAGGTGCAAGGTTAAACACGGTTGATTCTACCAGAGAGCAGCATTTAGACATTGAAGTGCTGACTAAAGAAGTATTATCAGACCTACAAGATCTCGATTATGCAGAAGCGATTAGTAACCTTTCAATGCAGCAATTTATTCTAGAGTCGGCTTACTCAACATTCTCAAAGGTCACGAGTTTGTCGCTATTCGATCGGCTATAA
- a CDS encoding pirin family protein: MYYFRYGNERGRANFGWLDSKHSFSFGRYYDPKHMGFSALRVINDDTVKPGAGFDTHGHRDMEIISYVLSGSIEHKDSMGKQYVVPAGDIQRMSAGTGVTHSEFNHSKNDSLRFLQIWIQPNKKGTTPSYEQKTVEQKGSLTPLVTPNGRDGSLSMQQDASLYRVQLKAGETLQLDAQKRPGYLHVIEGSVDINGNILKTDDALGVTAECLNLSALTDLTALWFDLPVLEEY; the protein is encoded by the coding sequence ATGTACTACTTTAGATATGGTAATGAACGTGGCAGAGCAAATTTTGGCTGGCTCGACAGCAAGCATTCTTTCTCTTTTGGCCGTTATTATGACCCTAAACACATGGGCTTCTCGGCGCTACGAGTAATCAATGACGACACCGTTAAACCCGGTGCTGGCTTTGACACTCACGGCCATCGAGATATGGAAATTATCTCATATGTGCTATCAGGCTCTATTGAACATAAAGACAGCATGGGTAAACAATATGTTGTTCCGGCTGGTGATATTCAGCGCATGAGTGCAGGAACAGGCGTCACTCACTCTGAGTTTAATCATTCAAAAAATGACTCTTTGCGTTTTTTGCAGATATGGATTCAGCCAAACAAAAAAGGGACCACCCCAAGCTACGAACAAAAAACAGTCGAACAGAAGGGGTCTTTAACGCCACTAGTAACCCCTAACGGCCGCGACGGATCGTTGTCGATGCAGCAAGATGCCAGCCTATACAGGGTTCAGCTTAAAGCGGGAGAAACGCTTCAGCTAGATGCCCAAAAGCGACCTGGCTATCTTCATGTTATTGAAGGTTCAGTCGATATTAACGGCAACATACTAAAAACCGATGATGCTCTAGGTGTAACGGCAGAATGCTTGAACCTAAGCGCACTGACCGACCTAACCGCTCTATGGTTTGACTTGCCAGTGCTAGAAGAATATTAA
- a CDS encoding LysR family transcriptional regulator, with translation MQKTTLEQWRMFKAVVDEGGFNQAAGKIHKSTSSIHHAVNKLEDSLGVKLLVVEGRKTSITDIGKVLLRRAHYLLDEVSRIEAVADSLSLGVETELRIAVDGAFPQCIIFQALEKVSALYPQVNVDIIDTVLSGTNELIMDSKADIGLSPIPMKNGLNEELCLINFVGVAHKNHPLNLLGRSVSKEDLKSYRQIIVRDSASQNKTDAGWLGAEQRWTVSHLRASIELIEQNLGYAWLPSHSVSDSLTNGTLKHLALNEGSKRSVSFYLNYLDKDRIGPAAREFMGELRLLTLDMPTSDTH, from the coding sequence TTGCAAAAAACCACGCTAGAACAGTGGCGCATGTTTAAAGCCGTCGTCGATGAAGGCGGCTTTAATCAAGCAGCTGGTAAAATTCATAAAAGCACCTCAAGTATTCACCATGCAGTAAATAAACTCGAAGACTCTCTCGGAGTTAAATTACTAGTAGTAGAAGGGCGAAAAACATCAATCACAGACATCGGTAAAGTCCTATTGCGCCGAGCCCACTATTTGCTTGATGAGGTTAGCCGAATTGAAGCCGTGGCAGACTCCCTAAGCTTAGGTGTTGAGACAGAGTTAAGAATAGCGGTTGATGGCGCCTTCCCTCAATGCATAATTTTTCAAGCACTAGAAAAAGTTTCGGCACTTTATCCTCAGGTTAATGTCGATATTATTGATACCGTTCTTTCGGGCACTAATGAGCTAATTATGGACAGCAAAGCTGACATTGGCTTATCGCCTATCCCGATGAAAAACGGCCTTAACGAAGAGCTTTGTCTAATTAATTTCGTGGGGGTCGCCCATAAAAACCACCCACTAAACCTGCTTGGTCGTTCAGTTAGCAAAGAAGATCTGAAATCCTACCGACAAATAATAGTTAGAGACTCAGCCAGTCAAAATAAAACAGATGCAGGCTGGTTGGGTGCAGAACAACGCTGGACCGTTAGCCATTTACGCGCCTCAATAGAGCTAATAGAGCAAAACCTAGGTTACGCCTGGCTACCCTCTCACAGCGTGAGCGACTCACTGACTAACGGCACACTTAAACACCTTGCACTCAATGAAGGCAGCAAGCGGAGTGTAAGTTTCTACTTAAACTACCTCGACAAAGATCGTATAGGCCCTGCTGCACGTGAATTTATGGGTGAGCTACGTCTATTAACGCTGGATATGCCCACATCTGACACCCACTAG
- a CDS encoding pirin-like C-terminal cupin domain-containing protein: protein MFYLDVLAKPEKDIDRPNPSQECMVYVLEGSIELGGQTYQGGDVIILENEQCMTSKSHCRLLMLGGETWPEVPFIEWNFVSFDKARIEQAKEDWREQRFPKIPGDDNEHTPLP, encoded by the coding sequence ATGTTTTATCTTGATGTGTTGGCAAAGCCTGAAAAAGACATTGATCGTCCGAACCCAAGCCAAGAATGTATGGTCTATGTGTTAGAGGGCTCTATTGAGCTAGGCGGACAAACGTATCAAGGAGGCGATGTCATCATTTTAGAAAATGAACAGTGTATGACGTCAAAAAGCCATTGCCGACTGCTCATGCTAGGCGGCGAGACTTGGCCAGAAGTACCTTTTATTGAGTGGAATTTTGTTAGCTTTGATAAAGCCCGGATAGAACAGGCCAAAGAAGACTGGCGCGAGCAACGCTTTCCTAAAATCCCAGGGGATGACAACGAACATACTCCACTACCCTAA
- a CDS encoding pirin family protein, with protein MAYLLSTKQKDLDGFCVRRILPNAKKRMIGPFIFIDHMGPADFSAGEGIDVRPHPHIGLSTITYLMEGSLLHRDSLGNNLEILPGDVNWMTAGKGIVHSERETIEVKAGKHKLDGMQCWMALPKEMAEITPSFTHIKCACLPHYMHDGVLKRLIAGEAHG; from the coding sequence ATGGCCTATTTATTATCGACCAAGCAGAAAGATCTCGACGGCTTTTGTGTCCGCCGAATATTGCCTAACGCCAAAAAAAGAATGATCGGCCCTTTTATCTTTATCGATCATATGGGGCCAGCAGACTTCAGCGCAGGAGAAGGTATTGATGTTCGACCTCACCCTCACATTGGCTTATCTACTATTACCTATTTAATGGAAGGCAGCTTGCTGCACCGCGACAGCCTTGGGAATAATTTGGAAATTCTCCCCGGTGACGTAAACTGGATGACAGCGGGTAAAGGGATTGTGCATTCTGAGCGCGAAACCATCGAAGTAAAAGCCGGTAAACACAAGCTAGACGGGATGCAATGCTGGATGGCATTACCCAAAGAGATGGCTGAAATAACCCCTAGCTTCACTCATATTAAATGTGCATGCTTGCCCCATTACATGCACGACGGCGTATTGAAACGCCTTATTGCAGGTGAAGCTCACGGCTGA
- a CDS encoding FMN-dependent NADH-azoreductase encodes MSKLLQINSSLSNDQGQSTQLADFFVSKLIEKKPDTEVKTLDLSKNPLPHLDGERFKALVTPADQRSEGEAAIVAEADELLADIQNASAIVFALPMYNFGIPSVLKSYFDHLARAGVSFKYTENGPVGLLDDKPVYILAARGGVYQGMPADTQTEYMKTFLAFIGLKNVQFIYAEGLNLGEASKEKSLDNARQQVLELVSALG; translated from the coding sequence ATGAGTAAATTACTTCAAATTAATAGCAGTCTTTCAAACGATCAGGGCCAGTCGACTCAGTTAGCAGATTTCTTTGTTTCAAAACTTATTGAGAAAAAACCTGATACAGAAGTAAAGACACTCGACTTATCAAAAAACCCATTACCCCATTTAGACGGTGAGCGGTTCAAGGCACTGGTTACACCGGCTGACCAACGCTCTGAAGGTGAGGCCGCTATTGTGGCAGAGGCAGATGAGTTGTTAGCTGACATTCAAAACGCATCAGCCATTGTTTTTGCATTGCCTATGTATAACTTTGGTATTCCATCGGTCTTGAAGTCGTACTTTGATCACTTGGCACGAGCGGGTGTGTCTTTCAAATATACCGAAAACGGACCTGTAGGTTTATTAGACGATAAGCCTGTTTACATTCTTGCGGCGAGAGGAGGGGTTTATCAAGGAATGCCTGCAGACACACAAACAGAGTACATGAAGACATTTTTAGCATTTATTGGTTTAAAAAATGTGCAGTTTATTTATGCAGAAGGTTTGAATTTGGGGGAGGCGTCTAAAGAGAAGTCTTTAGACAACGCTCGCCAACAGGTATTGGAGTTGGTTAGCGCATTAGGCTAA
- a CDS encoding PEP-CTERM sorting domain-containing protein: MIYRLISSALISIALSFSASTFAMPTLDFDVDGAGSSVDSSGITLCSGCTTNLTLASGLDSEIFSLAAGDSYTFDFFNADLYGPASGWGAIGGVVEATLAFSSPGAVDASGTGLGGAAWAWVFGWGGVGGLTFDLSGQPSDITLGDGSIFGVEFSAVSDSCGGKGCTLSQTIQATITAKNVVASVPEPSTIALMCLGLMGLTLTRNNTKA, translated from the coding sequence ATGATTTATCGATTAATTAGCAGCGCTCTCATTTCAATAGCCTTGAGTTTTAGTGCGAGCACATTTGCAATGCCCACACTAGATTTTGACGTTGATGGCGCAGGTTCATCTGTAGACTCAAGCGGCATTACTTTGTGTTCGGGTTGTACAACCAACCTTACACTTGCGTCTGGTTTAGATAGCGAAATATTTAGTTTAGCCGCCGGCGATAGTTACACCTTTGATTTTTTTAACGCTGACCTTTATGGTCCTGCGTCCGGTTGGGGTGCCATCGGTGGGGTAGTCGAAGCGACACTCGCCTTTTCTTCTCCTGGTGCAGTTGATGCAAGCGGAACCGGACTTGGCGGAGCTGCTTGGGCTTGGGTGTTTGGCTGGGGCGGTGTGGGAGGATTGACCTTCGACCTTTCAGGACAACCTAGCGACATCACCTTAGGTGACGGCTCAATATTTGGTGTTGAGTTTTCTGCGGTAAGCGATTCTTGCGGTGGAAAAGGTTGTACATTATCTCAAACAATACAAGCGACCATAACCGCTAAAAACGTTGTTGCTTCCGTTCCAGAGCCTTCTACAATTGCTCTAATGTGCCTTGGTTTAATGGGGTTAACGTTAACTCGAAACAACACTAAAGCCTAG
- a CDS encoding FAD-dependent oxidoreductase has protein sequence MKKGIILGLIAVVIVLFFSYDLQSLLTLDGLKNGLSDFEVWRSESPLLVAFGFLTVYVLVTALSLPGAAVMTLAAGALFGVLWGTVIVSFASSMGATLAFLASRYFLQETIQTKFGDRLKAINEGIEKEGAFYLFTLRLVPVFPFFLINLLMGLTPIKAATFYWVSQIGMLAGTIVYVNAGTQLAQIDSLSGILSPALLFSFVLLGIFPLIAKKIIAIFQAKRVYEKWTKPSTFDRNLIVIGAGAGGLVSSYIAAAVKAKVTLIEAHKMGGDCLNYGCVPSKALIKSAKLAKKMQNAENYGLRNVQPEFSFKKVMQRIHNVIAEVEPHDSVERYTGLGVEVLQGYAKLIDPWTVEVALNDGGTQRLTSRSIVIAAGASPFIPPLPGIEASGYVTSDTLWDEFAKRDEIPKRLVVLGGGPIGCELSQSFARLGSEVIQIERGERIMAREDQEVSELAKASLERDGVRVLTAHSALRCEQESGAKFIVVEHQGVEQRIEYDDLLCAVGRVARLTGYGLETLGIETNRTVITNEYLETLYPNIYAAGDVAGPFQFTHTAAHQAWYAAVNALFGQFKKFKADYSVIPWATFVDPEVARVGFNEQEAKEQGIAYEVTKYGIDDLDRAIAESAAHGFVKVLTVPGKDKILGVTLVGEHAGDLLAEFVFAMRHGLGLNKILGTIHTYPTWAEANKYAAGEWKKAHAPEAALRFLEKYHTWRRGS, from the coding sequence ATGAAAAAAGGCATAATTCTAGGTTTAATCGCGGTCGTTATTGTTTTATTTTTTAGTTATGACCTTCAGAGCCTACTGACATTAGACGGCTTAAAGAATGGCTTGAGTGATTTTGAAGTGTGGCGATCAGAGTCGCCGCTTTTGGTCGCCTTCGGTTTTTTAACTGTTTATGTTTTAGTGACCGCGCTTTCATTGCCGGGTGCAGCGGTGATGACATTAGCCGCAGGCGCTTTATTTGGCGTACTCTGGGGTACGGTCATAGTCTCTTTTGCCAGTTCGATGGGCGCGACGTTAGCCTTTTTAGCGTCACGCTACTTTTTGCAAGAAACGATACAAACCAAATTTGGTGATCGGTTAAAAGCCATTAATGAAGGCATCGAAAAAGAAGGTGCTTTTTATTTGTTTACGCTTCGTTTAGTGCCTGTTTTCCCTTTCTTTCTGATCAACTTGCTCATGGGGTTAACCCCCATTAAAGCGGCTACCTTTTATTGGGTTAGTCAGATTGGTATGTTGGCCGGAACCATTGTTTACGTCAATGCTGGTACTCAGTTAGCGCAAATCGATAGCTTGTCGGGGATTTTATCGCCTGCGTTGCTATTCTCTTTTGTTTTGCTCGGTATTTTCCCTTTAATAGCCAAAAAGATTATTGCTATCTTTCAAGCAAAACGAGTGTATGAAAAATGGACAAAGCCCTCAACGTTCGACCGTAACTTAATTGTGATTGGTGCCGGAGCAGGTGGTTTAGTGTCTTCTTATATTGCGGCGGCAGTAAAAGCAAAAGTGACCTTAATCGAGGCCCATAAAATGGGGGGCGATTGTTTAAATTACGGTTGTGTCCCGAGTAAAGCCTTAATAAAAAGTGCCAAGTTAGCCAAGAAAATGCAGAACGCTGAAAACTATGGACTTAGAAATGTTCAGCCTGAATTCTCATTTAAAAAAGTCATGCAGCGAATTCATAACGTCATTGCTGAAGTAGAGCCACATGATAGCGTAGAGCGTTATACCGGCTTGGGCGTCGAAGTATTACAAGGCTATGCCAAGCTGATTGACCCATGGACTGTTGAAGTTGCATTAAATGATGGCGGTACCCAACGGTTAACGTCACGCAGTATTGTCATCGCTGCGGGTGCCAGCCCCTTTATTCCACCGTTACCGGGAATTGAAGCGTCGGGTTATGTGACCAGCGATACCCTATGGGATGAGTTTGCCAAGCGAGATGAGATTCCCAAGCGATTAGTCGTATTAGGTGGCGGCCCAATTGGATGTGAGTTATCACAAAGCTTTGCGCGCTTAGGTAGCGAGGTGATTCAAATTGAGCGCGGTGAGCGCATTATGGCCAGAGAAGATCAAGAGGTCTCTGAGCTGGCCAAAGCGAGTTTAGAACGTGATGGTGTTCGAGTGTTAACAGCACATTCGGCATTGCGCTGTGAGCAAGAGAGTGGTGCAAAGTTTATTGTGGTTGAGCATCAAGGGGTTGAGCAGCGAATTGAATATGATGATTTACTCTGTGCTGTCGGGCGGGTAGCACGTTTGACCGGCTACGGACTTGAAACATTGGGGATCGAAACTAATCGAACGGTCATCACCAATGAATACCTCGAAACCTTGTATCCAAATATTTATGCCGCAGGAGATGTGGCTGGGCCATTCCAATTTACCCATACTGCCGCTCATCAGGCTTGGTATGCCGCGGTAAACGCCTTATTTGGGCAGTTTAAAAAGTTTAAAGCAGATTACAGTGTTATCCCCTGGGCGACATTTGTTGACCCAGAAGTGGCCCGTGTTGGCTTCAATGAACAAGAAGCCAAAGAGCAGGGTATTGCGTATGAAGTGACGAAATACGGTATCGATGATCTTGATCGAGCGATTGCTGAAAGTGCTGCGCATGGTTTTGTGAAAGTTTTGACGGTGCCTGGTAAAGATAAAATTTTGGGTGTGACCTTAGTTGGTGAGCATGCAGGCGATTTGTTGGCCGAGTTTGTGTTTGCTATGCGTCATGGCTTGGGACTTAATAAGATACTTGGCACTATTCATACCTACCCAACGTGGGCAGAAGCAAATAAGTATGCAGCGGGCGAGTGGAAAAAAGCGCACGCACCAGAAGCGGCCCTTCGTTTCTTAGAGAAATACCATACATGGAGAAGAGGGTCATGA
- a CDS encoding DUF547 domain-containing protein encodes MNNKLSYFFVLVFSLGSCVLAAQPLDHQLWDTLLKKHVVVIKNGSVTQVDYAGFQKDHVLLQRYLDSLAGITQQDFDAKTANSQLAILINLYNAATIELILTEYPNLASIKELGSFFRSPWKKTFISAFNKNLSLDEVEHDLIRGSGRYNDPRIHFAVNCASIGCPALRAEAYTAEKLQAQLDEQTRLFLADNTRNRLSGDELQVSSIFKWYQEDFEKGWNGIDALEAFFVRYSNAIHLAKSDVEKLKRGDISIAYLEYDWRLNKK; translated from the coding sequence ATGAATAATAAATTGAGCTATTTTTTTGTATTGGTTTTTTCGTTGGGGTCGTGTGTACTGGCTGCACAGCCCCTTGATCACCAATTGTGGGATACGTTGTTAAAAAAACATGTCGTCGTGATAAAAAATGGATCAGTAACACAGGTCGATTACGCAGGTTTTCAAAAAGACCACGTTTTGCTTCAGCGTTATTTAGATAGCTTGGCAGGCATCACTCAGCAAGACTTTGATGCTAAAACAGCTAATTCACAATTAGCGATACTTATAAATCTTTATAATGCCGCAACGATCGAATTAATTTTGACAGAATATCCGAACTTAGCGTCGATAAAAGAGCTCGGTAGCTTTTTTAGGTCTCCTTGGAAGAAGACGTTTATTTCGGCGTTTAATAAAAATCTGAGTTTAGATGAGGTTGAACATGACCTAATAAGAGGGTCTGGCCGATATAACGATCCGCGTATTCATTTTGCTGTTAATTGCGCCAGTATTGGTTGTCCGGCATTAAGGGCTGAGGCTTACACTGCAGAAAAGTTGCAAGCACAATTAGACGAGCAAACGCGTTTATTTCTTGCGGATAATACACGTAATCGATTGTCTGGAGATGAGTTGCAGGTGTCTTCAATTTTTAAGTGGTATCAAGAAGACTTTGAAAAAGGCTGGAATGGCATTGACGCGCTTGAAGCGTTTTTTGTGCGCTATTCAAACGCCATCCATTTGGCGAAGAGTGACGTAGAAAAACTCAAAAGAGGGGATATCTCAATAGCGTATCTTGAGTATGATTGGCGATTAAATAAAAAGTGA
- a CDS encoding TlpA family protein disulfide reductase, giving the protein MKLGINTKMRFIQVLITLTIMASTSHAVEGDVAPDFSLPNMFTKDLVKLSDHKGKVVLVDFWASWCGPCRASFPAYEKLRTQLHQEYSEDAFEIFAINVDMEKEEAFKFLTEYPVSFPVLDENTGGRTQHNYQILAMPTFFIVGPDGVVYVQHSGFSNAHIKVIKKEVAKLLRPAASKSLQY; this is encoded by the coding sequence ATGAAATTAGGAATAAACACTAAGATGCGATTCATTCAGGTGTTAATCACGCTTACAATAATGGCGTCTACGAGCCATGCGGTTGAAGGTGATGTAGCGCCTGACTTTTCTTTGCCTAATATGTTTACTAAAGACCTCGTTAAACTTTCTGACCATAAGGGAAAGGTGGTGTTAGTTGATTTTTGGGCGTCTTGGTGTGGGCCTTGTCGGGCGTCTTTCCCTGCATATGAGAAGCTTAGAACACAGTTACATCAAGAATATAGCGAAGATGCATTTGAGATTTTCGCGATTAATGTAGATATGGAAAAAGAAGAAGCCTTTAAGTTTTTAACAGAATACCCTGTGAGCTTTCCTGTTCTCGATGAAAATACAGGTGGAAGGACACAACATAACTATCAGATATTGGCTATGCCTACTTTCTTTATAGTGGGGCCAGATGGGGTTGTTTATGTGCAGCATTCAGGTTTTAGTAATGCACATATAAAGGTCATTAAAAAAGAAGTGGCCAAGCTGCTAAGGCCAGCGGCCTCAAAGTCACTGCAATATTAG
- the queA gene encoding tRNA preQ1(34) S-adenosylmethionine ribosyltransferase-isomerase QueA — MQVSDFHFDLPDELIARFPTEQRTASRLLSLDGENGGLEHGQFTDLLNKLNKGDLLVFNNTRVIPARLFGKKESGGKIEILVERVLNQNEVLAHVRSSKSPKPGSKLVLEDGRKVDMLGREGALFHLGFPEESGVIDVLNQLGHMPLPPYIDREDVLSDRERYQTVYAAKEGAVAAPTAGLHFDEAFIAALHEKGVETAYVTLHVGAGTFQPVKVDKIEDHHMHSEYIEVEQAVVDKVKQIRAAGGRVVAVGTTSLRSLESASQSGELAEFKGDSDIFIYPGYHFKSVDALVTNFHLPESTLIMLVSAFAGHVNVMKAYEQAVKEQYRFFSYGDAMFITPKINSKPAEAGV, encoded by the coding sequence ATGCAAGTTTCTGATTTCCATTTTGATCTTCCCGATGAGTTAATTGCGCGTTTCCCAACCGAGCAGAGGACGGCGAGTCGTTTGTTGTCGTTGGACGGCGAGAATGGCGGCCTAGAGCATGGCCAATTTACTGATTTGCTCAATAAACTGAATAAAGGGGACTTACTGGTATTTAATAACACACGCGTAATTCCTGCACGTTTATTCGGTAAAAAAGAAAGCGGTGGAAAAATTGAAATTTTGGTTGAGCGTGTGCTTAACCAAAACGAGGTGTTGGCGCACGTTAGATCAAGCAAGTCGCCAAAGCCGGGTAGTAAACTCGTTTTAGAGGACGGGCGTAAGGTTGATATGCTCGGGCGTGAAGGGGCTTTGTTTCACCTTGGTTTCCCTGAAGAGTCTGGTGTGATTGACGTGCTCAATCAGCTAGGGCATATGCCGTTACCGCCTTATATCGATCGTGAAGATGTGTTGTCAGATCGTGAGCGTTATCAGACCGTTTATGCCGCAAAGGAAGGTGCTGTTGCGGCGCCTACCGCGGGGCTTCATTTTGATGAAGCATTTATAGCGGCTTTACATGAAAAAGGTGTTGAGACAGCTTATGTAACATTGCATGTAGGGGCGGGTACCTTTCAGCCCGTAAAAGTCGATAAAATCGAAGATCACCACATGCATTCAGAATATATTGAAGTTGAGCAGGCGGTGGTTGATAAGGTTAAGCAAATAAGGGCGGCAGGTGGTCGAGTGGTCGCTGTTGGCACTACAAGCCTTAGAAGCCTTGAGTCGGCGAGTCAATCAGGCGAATTAGCGGAGTTTAAGGGTGATTCAGATATTTTTATCTACCCAGGCTATCACTTCAAATCGGTCGACGCCTTGGTGACTAATTTTCATTTGCCAGAATCAACGTTGATTATGCTGGTCTCTGCTTTTGCAGGGCATGTAAATGTCATGAAGGCTTATGAGCAGGCAGTAAAAGAGCAGTATCGATTTTTTAGTTATGGTGATGCAATGTTCATCACCCCTAAGATTAATAGCAAGCCAGCCGAAGCAGGAGTTTAA